One Clostridium novyi NT genomic window carries:
- the ftsH gene encoding ATP-dependent zinc metalloprotease FtsH, whose product MFSNKKFKYLAYYVMGVMVLLLVLNSVLRSSKTEHIKYSTFEKMIEQKTIQEVQFTHDQIIIIPKEQKDVKSKVKYTTNIEKLNMTPLIDKLKKAGVEFDGPISNNDPIKKFFIEWILPILIFMIIGRIIFGSMEKRMGSGVMSFGKNNAKIYAENETGKTFNDVAGQDEAKESLIEIVDFLHNPDKYVAIGAKLPKGALLVGPPGTGKTLLAKAVAGEAKVPFFSLSGSSFVEMFVGMGASRVRDLFEQAKQKAPCIIFIDEIDAIGKSRDGNVGGGNDEREQTLNQLLAEMDGFDGSKGVVILAATNRPEVLDKALLRPGRFDRRVIVDIPDLKGREAILKVHAKDVKMSEDVNLDEIAKSTPGAVGADLANMVNEAALLAVKKDRKSVIQEDLEEAIDIIIAGKEKKDRIMSDSEKRRVAFHEVGHALVAALLKNTDPVHKITIIPRTTGALGYTMQLPEAEKYLVSKEEMLDQISVMLGGRSAEEVEFNSISTGASNDIEKATQTARNMVTIYGMTEKFDMMALESMSNTYLDGTPVENCSPQTQALADEETLTIIKKAHKKAIDILNENKELLTVISEKLIEKETLMGEEFMDIINSYKKDDTIEE is encoded by the coding sequence ATGTTTAGCAATAAGAAATTTAAATACTTAGCGTATTATGTTATGGGTGTTATGGTATTGCTTCTTGTATTAAATTCGGTGCTTAGAAGTTCTAAAACAGAACATATAAAGTATAGTACTTTTGAAAAAATGATAGAGCAAAAAACTATTCAAGAAGTTCAATTTACTCATGATCAAATAATAATTATTCCTAAGGAACAAAAAGATGTAAAATCTAAAGTGAAATATACAACCAATATTGAAAAATTAAACATGACACCACTTATAGATAAATTGAAAAAAGCAGGAGTAGAATTTGATGGACCTATAAGTAATAATGATCCAATTAAGAAGTTTTTTATTGAGTGGATATTACCTATTTTAATTTTTATGATTATAGGTAGGATTATATTTGGTTCTATGGAAAAAAGAATGGGCAGTGGAGTTATGTCTTTTGGAAAAAATAACGCAAAAATTTATGCTGAAAATGAAACGGGAAAAACTTTTAATGATGTAGCTGGACAAGATGAAGCTAAGGAATCTTTAATTGAAATCGTTGATTTTCTTCATAATCCAGATAAATATGTTGCAATTGGGGCAAAATTACCTAAAGGAGCCTTGTTAGTTGGCCCTCCAGGAACAGGTAAAACTCTTCTTGCAAAAGCTGTTGCAGGAGAAGCTAAAGTTCCGTTTTTTTCTCTTTCAGGTTCTAGTTTTGTAGAGATGTTTGTTGGAATGGGAGCTTCAAGAGTTAGAGATTTATTTGAGCAAGCGAAACAGAAAGCACCATGTATAATCTTTATAGATGAAATAGATGCAATTGGAAAGAGCAGAGATGGAAACGTTGGCGGAGGAAATGATGAAAGAGAACAAACTTTAAATCAACTTCTAGCAGAGATGGATGGATTTGATGGTTCAAAGGGAGTTGTTATTTTAGCAGCTACAAATAGACCAGAAGTATTAGATAAAGCTCTTTTAAGACCAGGTAGATTTGATAGACGAGTAATTGTTGACATTCCAGATTTAAAGGGAAGAGAAGCTATACTTAAAGTCCATGCAAAGGATGTAAAAATGTCTGAAGATGTTAATCTTGATGAAATAGCTAAATCTACTCCAGGAGCTGTTGGAGCAGACCTTGCTAATATGGTAAATGAAGCTGCACTTTTAGCAGTAAAAAAAGATAGAAAAAGTGTTATTCAAGAAGATCTTGAAGAAGCAATTGATATAATAATTGCAGGTAAAGAAAAGAAAGATAGGATTATGTCTGACTCAGAAAAAAGAAGAGTTGCATTCCATGAAGTGGGTCATGCATTAGTTGCGGCATTACTTAAAAATACAGATCCTGTTCACAAAATAACTATAATACCTAGAACTACTGGTGCATTAGGGTATACAATGCAACTCCCAGAGGCAGAGAAGTATTTGGTTAGTAAGGAAGAGATGCTTGATCAAATATCTGTAATGCTTGGAGGAAGATCAGCTGAAGAAGTTGAATTTAATTCAATATCAACAGGAGCATCAAATGATATTGAAAAAGCAACTCAAACTGCTAGAAATATGGTAACTATATATGGTATGACAGAAAAATTTGACATGATGGCATTAGAATCAATGTCTAACACATACTTAGATGGAACACCAGTTGAAAATTGTAGTCCTCAAACACAAGCCCTTGCAGATGAGGAAACTTTAACTATAATAAAAAAAGCACACAAAAAGGCTATAGATATATTAAATGAAAATAAAGAATTACTAACTGTTATATCTGAAAAACTTATAGAAAAAGAAACTTTAATGGGTGAAGAGTTTATGGATATAATAAATAGTTATAAGAAGGATGATACTATTGAAGAATAA
- a CDS encoding HelD family protein, which produces MKNNELEKEIQQELDFELESQRVKETVSTIKKEILNYIDKRKELSEHLVDARKQAVEEYKDDEDKLIEFFDHERFVAEESFKAIDRRFKELTILQPSPYFGKVNFKEKEFDDNEDIYIGRFGVTDEAAYEPIVVDWRAPVASLFYAGKLGDATYKAPMGDVDVDILGKRQFIIKKENLLGMFDSELDVKDEILQMVLSKKAGEKLKDIIMTIQQEQDSIIRQPREKTLVVDGTAGSGKTTIALHRVAYLLYNYRKILQDKVLILGPNDIFMEYISTVLPSLGEIGVRQQTFREFAQEILELKDVMSFKEYMEKVVNKDEEFVKNILFKTSEQFVNELDKFVQVLNNEYFIIEDLYFDNEVIVPKDAIEELFDYYKSMPLFRRSAKIRRILFSKIKDVRDAKVRDIEAWYKKSLEFIQGDDKSIEEGDLDYKRKLKIREVIKSVIIAKKSLGWLDNESPSELYNELNGDKELTVDDLAPILYLKIKLEGLKLEDDIKHVVIDEAQDYSLIQFNVIKELTNCNGYTIVGDRNQRLIPVIDEVPMTKLKEIFDNVEEFKLNKSYRSTEQIMKYANKYLSEDKIVPIVRQGKEVVEKDFTSNDELVEEVDKTLHALRKEGFESIAVICKDIEKAREVHSILKQKVNLKVLDSEDMIFNKGEIIIPSYFAKGLEFDAVIVINHYDIDLEEDKMMYVMATRALHELYVYNIK; this is translated from the coding sequence TTGAAGAATAATGAACTAGAAAAGGAAATTCAACAAGAATTAGACTTTGAACTTGAAAGTCAAAGAGTTAAAGAAACTGTTAGTACAATAAAAAAAGAAATATTAAATTATATAGATAAAAGAAAAGAATTATCTGAGCATTTAGTTGATGCTAGAAAACAAGCTGTTGAAGAGTATAAAGATGATGAAGATAAATTAATAGAGTTCTTTGACCATGAAAGATTTGTGGCAGAAGAAAGCTTTAAAGCTATAGATAGACGTTTTAAGGAACTTACAATTCTTCAGCCATCACCTTATTTTGGAAAAGTAAATTTTAAAGAAAAAGAATTTGATGACAATGAAGATATTTATATAGGCAGATTTGGAGTTACAGATGAAGCGGCTTACGAACCTATAGTTGTTGATTGGAGAGCACCTGTTGCATCTTTATTTTATGCAGGAAAGCTTGGAGATGCAACTTACAAGGCTCCTATGGGAGATGTAGATGTAGATATATTAGGTAAAAGACAATTTATAATAAAAAAAGAAAATCTTCTTGGAATGTTTGATTCAGAGTTAGATGTCAAAGATGAAATACTTCAAATGGTTTTAAGTAAGAAAGCTGGAGAAAAGCTTAAAGATATAATAATGACTATTCAACAGGAACAAGATAGCATTATAAGACAACCAAGGGAAAAAACTTTAGTAGTTGATGGAACTGCTGGAAGTGGAAAGACAACTATAGCATTACATAGGGTTGCATATCTTTTATACAATTATCGTAAAATACTTCAAGACAAAGTTCTAATACTAGGACCTAATGATATATTTATGGAGTATATCTCAACTGTTCTTCCTAGTTTAGGGGAAATAGGGGTAAGACAACAAACATTCAGGGAATTTGCCCAAGAGATATTAGAACTAAAGGATGTAATGAGTTTTAAAGAATATATGGAGAAGGTAGTAAATAAGGATGAAGAGTTTGTAAAAAATATATTATTTAAAACTTCAGAGCAATTTGTAAATGAATTAGATAAGTTTGTTCAAGTATTAAACAATGAGTATTTTATAATTGAAGATTTATATTTTGATAATGAAGTTATAGTTCCAAAGGATGCAATAGAAGAATTATTTGATTATTATAAATCAATGCCTCTTTTTAGAAGAAGTGCGAAAATAAGAAGAATATTGTTTTCAAAAATCAAAGATGTAAGAGATGCTAAAGTAAGAGATATAGAAGCTTGGTATAAAAAATCCTTAGAGTTCATTCAAGGTGATGATAAAAGTATAGAAGAAGGAGATTTAGATTATAAAAGAAAGCTTAAAATAAGAGAAGTTATAAAAAGCGTAATAATAGCTAAGAAATCTCTAGGCTGGTTAGATAATGAAAGTCCTTCTGAACTTTATAACGAATTAAATGGAGACAAAGAATTAACAGTAGATGATTTAGCTCCAATTCTATATTTAAAAATAAAATTAGAAGGATTGAAGTTAGAGGATGATATAAAGCATGTTGTAATTGATGAAGCTCAAGATTATAGTTTAATTCAATTTAATGTAATTAAAGAGTTAACAAACTGCAATGGATACACTATAGTTGGAGATAGAAATCAAAGACTTATTCCAGTTATTGATGAAGTTCCTATGACTAAATTAAAGGAAATCTTTGATAATGTTGAAGAGTTTAAATTAAATAAAAGCTATAGATCCACTGAACAAATTATGAAGTATGCTAATAAATACTTAAGTGAAGATAAAATAGTTCCTATTGTAAGACAAGGAAAAGAAGTTGTAGAAAAAGATTTTACAAGCAATGATGAATTAGTAGAAGAAGTAGATAAAACTTTACATGCCCTTAGAAAAGAAGGCTTTGAAAGTATTGCTGTAATTTGTAAGGATATAGAAAAAGCAAGAGAAGTTCATTCGATATTAAAACAAAAGGTAAATTTAAAAGTTTTAGATAGTGAAGATATGATATTTAATAAAGGAGAAATTATTATACCATCATACTTTGCTAAAGGATTAGAGTTTGATGCTGTAATAGTTATAAATCATTATGATATAGATTTAGAAGAAGATAAAATGATGTATGTTATGGCAACAAGAGCATTACATGAATTGTATGTATATAATATAAAATAA
- the trpB gene encoding tryptophan synthase subunit beta → MKKQFGKFGGQYVSKELTSTLKNLEENFFKYCNDDDFKKEYIYYLNNYIGRPSLLYYAKRLTKSLGGAKIYLKREDLNHTGAHKINNAIGQILLAKRMGKKKVIAETGAGQHGVATATAAALFGMECTIFMGEEDIKRQKLNTFKMELLGAKIKPVKSGNGTLKDAVDEAIKQWVKSSDDTFYVLGSAVGPHPYPTMVREFQKIIGEETKDQILRMEGRLPDTLIACVGGGSNAIGLFYPFIKDENIEIIGVEAGGKGVETGEHGAAFADGRVGVIHGMKTVIMEDDNGNVKEAYSISAGLDYPGVGPEHAYLNDIGRAKYVSITDEEAVEAFKYLCANEGIIPALESSHAIAYTMKLAPNMDKDKIIVVNLSGRGDKDVETISEYLNK, encoded by the coding sequence ATGAAAAAACAGTTTGGAAAATTTGGAGGACAATATGTATCAAAAGAATTAACTAGCACATTAAAGAATTTGGAGGAAAATTTTTTTAAGTATTGTAATGATGATGATTTTAAAAAAGAATATATATATTATTTAAATAATTATATAGGAAGACCATCGTTACTTTATTATGCAAAAAGACTTACAAAATCTTTAGGGGGGGCAAAGATATATTTAAAGAGAGAAGATTTGAATCACACAGGTGCTCATAAGATAAACAATGCTATTGGTCAAATACTTTTGGCAAAACGTATGGGAAAGAAAAAAGTAATTGCAGAAACAGGGGCAGGACAACATGGTGTTGCTACAGCTACAGCAGCTGCACTATTCGGAATGGAATGTACTATATTCATGGGAGAAGAAGATATAAAAAGACAAAAATTGAATACTTTTAAAATGGAGTTATTAGGGGCAAAGATTAAGCCTGTAAAATCAGGAAATGGAACTTTAAAAGATGCAGTAGATGAGGCAATAAAACAGTGGGTGAAAAGTTCTGATGATACTTTTTATGTATTAGGTTCGGCAGTAGGACCACACCCATATCCAACTATGGTAAGAGAATTTCAAAAGATAATTGGAGAAGAAACAAAAGATCAGATATTGAGGATGGAAGGAAGACTCCCAGATACTTTAATTGCGTGTGTTGGAGGAGGAAGTAATGCAATAGGATTATTTTATCCTTTTATTAAAGATGAGAATATTGAAATAATAGGAGTTGAAGCTGGAGGAAAAGGTGTAGAAACAGGAGAACATGGGGCAGCATTTGCTGATGGAAGAGTTGGAGTAATTCATGGAATGAAGACAGTTATTATGGAAGATGATAATGGCAATGTAAAAGAAGCATATTCTATTTCAGCAGGACTTGATTATCCAGGAGTTGGACCTGAGCATGCATATTTAAATGATATTGGAAGAGCAAAGTATGTATCTATAACAGATGAAGAAGCAGTTGAAGCTTTTAAGTATTTATGTGCTAATGAAGGAATAATTCCAGCATTAGAAAGTTCACATGCAATAGCTTATACTATGAAACTTGCTCCTAATATGGATAAAGATAAAATTATAGTTGTTAATTTATCCGGTAGAGGAGATAAGGATGTTGAAACTATAAGTGAGTATTTAAATAAATAA